In one window of Azoarcus olearius DNA:
- a CDS encoding PolC-type DNA polymerase III, which produces MDTYAVIDFETTGMAPEHGARPTEIAVVLVRNGCVIDRYQSLMNAGVHVPYEIQALTGITNAMVRAAPPLAQVMAQAADFVGSHALVAHNAAFDRKFWDAELDRLGRRREADFVCSLLLSRRVFPDSPNHKLGTLVRTLGLPASGRFHRALADAEATAQLFARIADTLCERYALAALDHALLMKIQKTARGALDGCIARHRAAA; this is translated from the coding sequence TTGGACACCTACGCCGTCATCGACTTCGAAACCACCGGCATGGCCCCCGAGCATGGCGCCCGCCCGACCGAGATCGCCGTGGTGCTGGTGCGCAACGGCTGCGTGATCGACCGCTACCAGAGCCTGATGAACGCCGGCGTGCACGTGCCCTACGAAATCCAGGCGCTGACCGGCATCACCAACGCGATGGTGCGCGCGGCGCCGCCGCTGGCGCAGGTGATGGCGCAAGCGGCCGATTTCGTCGGCAGCCACGCGCTGGTTGCGCACAACGCCGCGTTCGACCGCAAGTTCTGGGACGCCGAGCTGGACCGCCTGGGGCGTCGGCGCGAAGCCGATTTCGTGTGCTCGCTGCTGCTGTCGCGCCGCGTCTTTCCGGACTCTCCCAACCACAAGCTCGGCACCCTGGTGCGCACCCTCGGCTTGCCGGCCAGCGGGCGCTTCCACCGCGCGCTCGCCGACGCCGAGGCAACCGCGCAGCTGTTCGCCCGCATCGCCGACACGCTGTGCGAGCGCTATGCGCTGGCGGCGCTGGACCACGCGCTGCTGATGAAGATCCAGAAGACCGCCCGGGGCGCGCTCGACGGCTGCATCGCCCGCCACCGCGCAGCCGCCTGA
- a CDS encoding RNA polymerase sigma factor gives MNDGGLSGGAADDGALMLAYAAGDATAFEQLYARHRRGLYAYLQRQAPRPGWVDDLFQETWLAVIGARAGYRPSAAFRTWLYGIARNKLIDRIRRSDAVLLSDFLADDGDDGELLDRLGADAGHDPAQLLARRRDGDALHAALRTLPAPQREVFLLREQADMSLTEIAALVGVPLETAKSRLRYAIARLRAALAEEVA, from the coding sequence ATGAACGACGGCGGGCTCTCCGGCGGCGCAGCCGACGACGGTGCGCTGATGCTGGCCTATGCCGCCGGCGACGCCACCGCCTTCGAACAGCTCTACGCCCGCCACCGCCGCGGGCTGTACGCCTACCTGCAGCGCCAAGCGCCGCGCCCCGGGTGGGTGGACGACCTGTTCCAGGAAACCTGGCTGGCGGTGATCGGCGCCCGCGCCGGCTACCGCCCCAGCGCCGCGTTCCGCACCTGGCTGTACGGCATCGCCCGCAACAAGCTGATCGACCGCATCCGCCGCAGTGACGCGGTGCTGCTGAGCGACTTCCTCGCCGACGATGGCGACGACGGCGAACTGCTCGACCGCCTCGGCGCCGATGCCGGGCACGACCCGGCGCAACTGCTTGCCCGCCGCCGCGACGGCGACGCCCTGCACGCCGCGCTGCGCACGCTGCCGGCGCCGCAGCGCGAGGTCTTCCTGCTGCGCGAACAGGCCGACATGAGCCTTACGGAGATCGCCGCGCTGGTCGGCGTGCCGCTGGAAACCGCCAAAAGCCGGCTGCGCTACGCCATCGCCCGGCTGCGCGCCGCACTTGCCGAGGAGGTCGCCTGA
- a CDS encoding group III truncated hemoglobin: MTELTEQHIRNLVHTFYSRARQHPSLGPVFNAAVSDWDHHLGVIVDFWSNSLLHTQRYKGHAFPVHMNLPIKREHFGQWLELFREAARETLPEEAARAAIGRAEFMAESFRAGLFPLDPPGRPLAG; encoded by the coding sequence ATGACCGAACTGACCGAGCAGCACATCCGCAACCTGGTGCACACCTTCTACAGCCGCGCGCGCCAGCATCCCTCGCTGGGGCCGGTGTTCAACGCCGCCGTCAGCGACTGGGACCACCACCTCGGCGTCATCGTCGACTTCTGGTCCAACAGCCTGCTGCACACGCAGCGCTACAAGGGCCATGCCTTTCCGGTGCACATGAACCTGCCGATCAAGCGCGAGCACTTCGGCCAGTGGCTGGAACTGTTCCGCGAGGCGGCGCGCGAGACGCTGCCGGAAGAGGCCGCCCGCGCCGCGATCGGCCGTGCCGAGTTCATGGCCGAGAGCTTTCGCGCCGGGCTGTTCCCGCTCGATCCGCCGGGCCGGCCGCTCGCGGGCTGA
- a CDS encoding 2'-5' RNA ligase family protein, with amino-acid sequence MIESAPPSPRPGSLAAVRAQFVAAGRTLRNVRRDFAEWHGGRPRYALWAIPLDLPAVAARVAAADAHLAGLLLTGYRRQPHVTLALCGFPQRQPRRRDDYGPAALAAQLGSLRSAPPGPFEIEIGGLATFGSAPFLTVHDSGGGLAMVRARLAAADLNRPDGPYTPHVTVGLYAGAWPAAEVLCRIDGFVAPPPLRLRVDRIALLTYDTRDIAGPLLQAAEFDLRDGALLPGGAAAAGFDEAFFAPAEID; translated from the coding sequence ATGATCGAGAGCGCTCCCCCCTCCCCGCGCCCCGGCTCGCTGGCCGCCGTGCGCGCGCAGTTCGTCGCCGCCGGCCGCACGCTGCGCAATGTCCGCCGCGATTTCGCCGAGTGGCACGGCGGACGCCCGCGCTACGCGTTGTGGGCGATTCCCCTTGACCTGCCCGCGGTGGCGGCGCGGGTGGCGGCGGCCGATGCCCACCTCGCCGGTCTGCTGCTGACCGGCTACCGCCGCCAGCCCCACGTCACGCTCGCGCTCTGCGGTTTTCCGCAACGCCAGCCACGGCGCCGCGACGACTACGGCCCGGCCGCGCTGGCGGCGCAACTCGGCAGCCTGCGCAGCGCGCCGCCGGGCCCGTTCGAGATCGAGATCGGGGGGTTGGCCACCTTCGGTTCCGCGCCCTTTCTGACGGTGCACGACAGCGGTGGCGGCCTGGCCATGGTGCGCGCGCGGCTGGCGGCGGCCGACCTGAACCGCCCCGACGGTCCGTACACGCCGCACGTCACCGTCGGCCTGTACGCCGGCGCGTGGCCCGCCGCCGAGGTGCTGTGCCGGATCGACGGCTTCGTCGCACCGCCGCCGCTGCGGCTGCGCGTCGACCGCATCGCGCTGCTGACCTACGACACCCGCGACATCGCCGGGCCGCTGCTGCAGGCGGCCGAGTTCGACCTGCGCGACGGCGCGCTGCTGCCCGGCGGGGCGGCAGCGGCGGGCTTCGACGAGGCCTTCTTCGCGCCGGCCGAGATCGACTGA
- a CDS encoding RtcB family protein, translating into MAIQLTLNKGRVPIKLWTRDIEHEALQQLVNLSQLPIVDHPIAAMSDVHAGIGATIGSVIPTAHAIIPAAVGVDIGCGMNALRLSLDAGRLPDNLGRLRSAIEAAVPVGFEQHDESRVRGSAHARQARRLGDRLDGIVGRHPGLMKMQRRFNTTWICQLGSLGGGNHFIELCVDEADQLWVMLHSGSRGIGNVIGRYFIAAAKKDMGRHLHALPDKDLAYFSEGSALFDDYVDAVHWAQDYAMENRRMMMALVVEAIRPLLPAFSITEEAINCHHNYVARETHFGESLYVTRKGAIRAGAGELGIIPGSMGAKSYIVRGLGNAASYCSCSHGAGRRMSRSEAKRRFSRFDLEAQTAGVECRKDGGVIDEIPAAYKNIDEVMANQTDLVEVVHTLKQVLCVKG; encoded by the coding sequence ATGGCCATACAACTCACCCTCAACAAGGGCCGCGTCCCGATCAAGCTGTGGACGCGGGATATCGAACACGAAGCGCTGCAGCAGCTGGTGAATCTGTCGCAGCTGCCCATCGTGGATCACCCGATCGCGGCGATGTCGGATGTGCACGCCGGCATCGGCGCCACCATCGGGTCGGTGATTCCGACCGCGCACGCCATCATTCCGGCGGCGGTCGGCGTCGACATCGGCTGCGGCATGAACGCGCTGCGGCTGTCGCTGGATGCCGGCCGGCTGCCGGACAACCTTGGCCGCCTGCGCTCGGCGATCGAGGCGGCGGTGCCGGTGGGCTTCGAGCAGCACGATGAAAGCCGGGTGCGCGGCAGCGCTCACGCCCGCCAGGCGCGCCGGCTCGGAGACCGCCTGGACGGGATCGTCGGCCGCCATCCCGGGCTGATGAAGATGCAGCGCCGCTTCAACACCACCTGGATCTGCCAGCTCGGCAGTCTGGGCGGCGGCAACCACTTCATCGAGCTGTGCGTGGACGAGGCCGACCAGCTGTGGGTGATGCTGCATTCCGGCAGCCGCGGCATCGGCAACGTCATCGGCCGCTACTTCATCGCCGCGGCCAAGAAGGACATGGGCCGTCACCTGCATGCGCTGCCGGACAAGGACCTCGCCTACTTCAGCGAGGGCAGCGCGCTGTTCGACGACTACGTGGACGCGGTGCACTGGGCGCAGGACTACGCGATGGAGAACCGCCGCATGATGATGGCGCTGGTGGTGGAGGCGATCCGCCCGCTGCTGCCGGCCTTCAGCATCACCGAGGAGGCGATCAACTGCCACCACAACTACGTGGCGCGCGAGACCCACTTCGGCGAGTCGCTCTACGTCACCCGCAAGGGCGCGATCCGCGCCGGCGCCGGCGAGCTGGGCATCATCCCCGGCAGCATGGGGGCGAAGAGCTACATCGTGCGCGGGCTGGGCAATGCCGCGTCGTACTGCTCGTGCTCGCACGGCGCCGGCCGCCGCATGAGCCGCAGCGAGGCCAAGCGGCGCTTCAGCCGCTTCGACCTCGAAGCCCAGACCGCCGGCGTGGAATGCCGCAAGGACGGCGGCGTGATCGACGAGATTCCCGCCGCCTACAAGAACATCGACGAGGTCATGGCCAACCAGACCGATCTCGTCGAAGTGGTGCACACCCTCAAGCAGGTGCTCTGCGTCAAAGGCTGA
- a CDS encoding MFS transporter codes for MLRTLNQPGLWLITLTAAGILMVTMGVRQSTGLFVSPLNSATGLGITTISFALAIAQFTWGAVQPLAGAAADRYGPGPVLAGGILLLALGSALTPFMQSSFGLVVSLGLLSAMGSGAASFSVLIGAAAQRLPLEARGAASGVVNAGGSFGQFVFAPIAQKLIQGVGWMGAMWGLALLTLAALPLVRKLVPPGSHPRHTASDGSLRRALGEALRDRSYRLLHLGFFTCGFHIAFLVTHLPGEVALCGLPADVASWSLAIIGLANIAGSIYAGGCVARYRSKHILFWMYASRAVLVALYLMAPKTAMTFYLFAAGLGFTWLATVPPTAAIVGKLFGVRHLGTLFGLTLLSHQIGGFLGAWLGGIAVSLQGDYTWMWYADMALAAAAALVNLPIREAPVAVAPAAA; via the coding sequence ATGCTGCGCACCCTGAACCAACCCGGCCTGTGGCTGATCACGCTGACCGCGGCCGGCATCCTGATGGTGACCATGGGCGTGCGCCAGTCCACCGGACTGTTCGTCTCGCCGCTGAACAGCGCCACCGGCCTGGGCATCACCACGATCAGCTTCGCGCTGGCGATCGCGCAATTCACCTGGGGTGCGGTGCAGCCGCTGGCCGGCGCCGCCGCCGACCGCTACGGCCCCGGCCCGGTGCTGGCCGGCGGCATCCTGCTGCTGGCGCTGGGCAGCGCACTCACCCCCTTCATGCAGAGCAGCTTCGGCCTCGTCGTCAGCCTCGGCCTGCTGTCGGCCATGGGCTCGGGCGCGGCCAGCTTCTCGGTGCTGATCGGCGCCGCCGCCCAGCGCCTGCCGCTCGAAGCGCGCGGCGCCGCCTCGGGCGTGGTCAATGCCGGCGGCTCCTTCGGCCAGTTCGTGTTCGCACCGATCGCCCAGAAGCTGATCCAGGGCGTGGGCTGGATGGGCGCGATGTGGGGGCTGGCGCTGCTGACGCTGGCGGCGCTGCCGCTGGTGAGAAAGCTGGTGCCGCCGGGCAGCCATCCGCGCCACACGGCGAGCGACGGCAGCCTGCGCCGCGCGCTCGGCGAGGCGCTGCGCGACCGCAGCTACCGCCTGCTGCACCTCGGCTTCTTCACCTGCGGCTTCCACATCGCCTTCCTGGTCACCCACCTGCCGGGCGAAGTGGCACTGTGCGGGCTGCCGGCCGACGTCGCGAGCTGGTCGCTGGCGATCATCGGCCTGGCCAACATCGCCGGCAGCATCTATGCCGGCGGCTGCGTCGCGCGCTACCGCAGCAAGCACATCCTGTTCTGGATGTACGCCTCGCGCGCGGTGCTGGTGGCGCTCTACCTGATGGCGCCCAAGACCGCGATGACCTTCTACCTGTTCGCCGCCGGGCTGGGCTTCACCTGGCTGGCGACGGTGCCGCCCACCGCCGCCATCGTCGGCAAGCTGTTCGGCGTGCGCCATCTCGGCACCCTGTTCGGCCTGACCCTGCTCAGCCATCAGATCGGCGGCTTCCTCGGCGCCTGGCTGGGCGGCATCGCGGTCAGCCTGCAGGGCGACTACACGTGGATGTGGTACGCGGACATGGCACTGGCCGCCGCCGCTGCGCTGGTGAACCTGCCGATCCGCGAGGCGCCGGTGGCGGTGGCGCCCGCCGCGGCCTGA
- a CDS encoding sigma-54-dependent transcriptional regulator yields the protein MNPESAPASAPQQSVLVVDDEQGMRNFLSRALALRGFVVDTAESAEEGAEKLAATRFDLVILDIALPGKAGIEWLQDLTAAGFAGEVILITAFADMQTAIDALRAGAADFILKPFRIDQILNSIHRSTERARLARENFLLRRQVAGSGSASDGMIGASPAIGQLRQILHRIAPTPSTVLIQGESGVGKEVVARALHQLSPRAEQPFVAVNCAAISAELIESELFGHVKGAFTGAREARNGLFHYAHGGTLFLDEIGELPLALQSRLLRVLEERKVRPVGTEQEVPVDVRVLAATNRDLRAEVAACRFREDLFYRLEVITLTVPPLRERAEDVPALAAAFMQQLAMQLGLPPLLISPEVSARLMAHPWPGNVRELRNFVERSLLFGDFPLASLAGAVAPPPPASAAPLLLEEVEKRHILAVLDQCGGNKTRAAELLGVSRKTLERKCAEWSV from the coding sequence ATGAACCCGGAATCCGCTCCCGCCAGCGCGCCCCAGCAGTCCGTCCTGGTGGTCGATGACGAACAGGGCATGCGCAACTTCCTCAGCCGTGCGCTGGCCTTGCGCGGCTTCGTGGTGGACACCGCCGAATCCGCCGAAGAAGGCGCCGAAAAACTCGCTGCCACGCGCTTCGACCTGGTGATCCTGGACATCGCGCTGCCCGGCAAGGCCGGCATCGAATGGCTGCAGGATCTCACCGCGGCGGGCTTTGCCGGCGAAGTGATCCTGATCACCGCGTTCGCCGACATGCAGACCGCGATCGACGCGCTGCGCGCCGGCGCCGCGGACTTCATCCTGAAGCCCTTCCGCATCGACCAGATCCTCAACTCCATCCACCGCTCCACCGAACGCGCCCGCCTCGCGCGCGAGAACTTCCTGCTGCGCCGCCAGGTAGCCGGCAGCGGCAGCGCGAGCGACGGCATGATCGGCGCCTCGCCGGCGATCGGCCAGTTGCGCCAGATCCTGCACCGCATCGCGCCGACGCCCTCCACCGTGCTGATCCAGGGCGAATCCGGGGTCGGCAAGGAAGTGGTGGCGCGCGCGCTGCATCAGCTCTCGCCGCGCGCCGAACAACCTTTCGTCGCGGTCAATTGCGCGGCGATCTCGGCCGAGCTGATCGAGTCCGAACTCTTCGGCCACGTGAAGGGTGCCTTCACCGGCGCGCGCGAGGCGCGCAACGGCCTGTTCCACTACGCCCACGGCGGCACCCTGTTCCTGGACGAGATCGGCGAGTTGCCGCTGGCCCTGCAATCCCGCCTGCTGCGCGTGCTGGAAGAACGCAAGGTGCGCCCGGTGGGCACCGAACAGGAAGTGCCGGTGGATGTGCGCGTGCTCGCCGCCACCAACCGCGACCTGCGTGCCGAGGTGGCGGCGTGCCGCTTCCGTGAGGACCTGTTCTACCGCCTCGAAGTGATCACGCTGACGGTGCCGCCGCTGCGCGAGCGCGCGGAGGACGTACCGGCGCTGGCGGCGGCCTTCATGCAGCAGCTGGCGATGCAGCTCGGCCTGCCGCCGCTGCTGATCTCGCCCGAGGTGTCGGCGCGGCTGATGGCGCACCCCTGGCCGGGCAATGTGCGCGAACTGCGCAATTTCGTCGAACGTTCACTGCTGTTCGGCGATTTTCCGCTCGCCAGCCTGGCCGGCGCGGTGGCACCGCCGCCGCCCGCCTCCGCCGCGCCGCTGCTGCTCGAAGAGGTGGAGAAGCGCCACATCCTCGCGGTGCTCGACCAGTGCGGCGGCAACAAGACGCGCGCCGCGGAACTGCTCGGCGTGTCGCGCAAAACGTTGGAACGCAAGTGCGCGGAGTGGTCGGTATGA
- a CDS encoding cache domain-containing protein, producing MAERALRRWRKRWPVPRSVRARLLLLVLAPLLIGVPVLLGIVWVWGTHGYDRLLVNKVSADLLTARQYFERVQQGVAGDLAAVASSHALALALQGQGPDSVEVLLDTSASRLGLDYLLFLDPQGRVTVPSAPLPAALAERGNWPAVRSALQGRAEHTLAVFPPEHLEALDPALRAHAALGLVPTQRAAPDPRPREERGLMVQVAVPVTDLGGRLLGVLEGGVMLNRNLGIVDRINAAVYQDSSLPLDSQGTATLFLDDIRIATNVRLFEGSRALGTRVSAAVRDKVLGRGETWLGSAFVVNADYISGYAPLFDGDGKAVGMLYVGFLQAPLQQALYLALGGLFLVFLLLSGLGTLAAVRWARSIFQPIERMAAVMGRIESGEEQARVGAVVRDDELGGLARSFDRLLDLLAARRAELQRWGQELDSKVAARTAELEAANATLRRAHQQLVMNEKLTAIGELTAGVAHEINNPVAVIQGNLELVRELLGGDSAPVADELAQIDAQVGRIHGIVTKLLQFARPGDFAGYTEQVDASGLVGDCLLLTRHNLSRGRIEVSTALDARGTVEINRGELQQVLINLIVNAMQAMPDGGRLRLSTADIDEGGEDDDAGHGAGRNGKSEHRHGFAGVCIRVEDTGCGIAADDLDRIFDPFFTTKKQEGTGLGLSISYAIVTRYGGHLNVDSQPGQGTRFTVCLRREARFDGEPSAPGFASRFFRSAGIDNLNDGHHD from the coding sequence ATGGCTGAGCGCGCCTTGCGCCGCTGGCGCAAACGCTGGCCGGTGCCGCGCTCGGTGCGGGCGCGGCTGCTGCTGCTGGTGCTCGCGCCGCTGCTGATCGGCGTGCCGGTGCTGCTCGGCATCGTCTGGGTGTGGGGCACGCACGGCTACGACCGCCTGCTGGTGAACAAGGTCAGCGCCGACCTGCTGACCGCGCGCCAGTATTTCGAGCGGGTGCAGCAGGGCGTGGCCGGCGACCTCGCCGCGGTCGCCAGCTCGCACGCGCTGGCACTCGCGCTGCAGGGCCAGGGCCCGGATTCCGTGGAGGTGCTGCTCGATACCTCGGCCTCCCGGCTGGGGCTGGACTACCTGCTGTTCCTCGACCCGCAGGGCCGCGTCACCGTGCCCTCGGCCCCGCTGCCCGCGGCGCTGGCCGAGCGCGGCAACTGGCCGGCGGTGCGCAGCGCGTTGCAGGGTCGCGCAGAGCACACGCTGGCGGTGTTCCCGCCCGAACACCTCGAAGCGCTCGATCCGGCGCTGCGGGCCCATGCCGCTCTCGGCCTGGTGCCTACACAGCGCGCCGCGCCGGATCCGCGCCCGCGCGAGGAACGCGGGCTGATGGTGCAGGTGGCGGTGCCGGTGACCGACCTCGGCGGTCGGCTGCTCGGCGTGCTCGAAGGCGGCGTGATGCTCAACCGCAACCTCGGCATCGTCGACCGCATCAACGCCGCGGTGTACCAGGACAGCTCGCTGCCGCTCGACAGCCAGGGCACCGCGACGCTCTTCCTCGACGACATCCGCATCGCCACCAACGTGCGCCTGTTCGAAGGGTCGCGCGCGCTCGGCACCCGGGTGTCGGCGGCGGTGCGGGACAAGGTGCTCGGCCGCGGCGAAACCTGGCTCGGCTCCGCCTTCGTGGTCAACGCCGACTACATCTCCGGCTATGCCCCGCTGTTCGACGGCGACGGCAAGGCGGTCGGCATGCTCTACGTCGGCTTCCTGCAGGCGCCGCTGCAGCAGGCGCTCTACCTCGCGCTCGGCGGGCTGTTCCTGGTGTTCCTGCTGCTGTCCGGGCTCGGCACGCTGGCCGCGGTGCGCTGGGCGCGCTCGATCTTCCAGCCGATCGAACGAATGGCGGCGGTGATGGGGCGGATCGAATCCGGCGAGGAGCAGGCGCGCGTCGGCGCGGTGGTGCGCGACGACGAACTCGGCGGTCTGGCGCGCAGCTTCGACCGCCTGCTCGACCTGCTCGCCGCCCGCCGCGCCGAGCTGCAGCGCTGGGGCCAGGAACTCGACAGCAAGGTCGCCGCCCGCACCGCCGAGCTGGAAGCCGCCAACGCCACGCTGCGCCGCGCCCACCAGCAACTGGTGATGAACGAAAAGCTCACCGCAATCGGCGAACTCACCGCCGGCGTCGCTCACGAGATCAACAACCCGGTGGCGGTGATCCAGGGCAACCTCGAATTGGTGCGCGAGCTGCTGGGCGGCGACAGCGCGCCGGTGGCCGACGAGCTGGCGCAGATCGACGCCCAGGTCGGCCGCATCCACGGCATCGTCACCAAGCTGCTGCAGTTCGCCCGCCCGGGCGATTTCGCCGGCTACACCGAGCAGGTGGACGCCTCCGGCCTGGTCGGCGACTGCCTGCTGCTGACGCGCCACAACCTCAGCCGCGGCCGCATCGAGGTGAGCACCGCGCTCGACGCCCGCGGCACGGTGGAGATCAACCGCGGCGAATTGCAGCAGGTGCTGATCAACCTGATCGTCAACGCCATGCAGGCGATGCCGGACGGCGGCAGGCTGCGGCTGAGCACCGCCGACATCGACGAAGGCGGGGAAGACGACGATGCCGGACACGGCGCCGGACGCAACGGCAAGAGCGAACACCGGCACGGCTTTGCCGGCGTCTGCATCCGCGTCGAGGACACCGGCTGCGGCATCGCCGCCGACGATCTCGACCGCATCTTCGACCCCTTCTTCACCACCAAGAAGCAGGAAGGCACCGGCCTCGGGCTGTCGATCAGCTATGCCATCGTCACCCGCTACGGCGGCCACCTCAACGTCGACAGCCAGCCGGGGCAGGGCACCCGCTTCACCGTGTGCCTGCGCCGCGAGGCCCGCTTCGACGGCGAACCGAGCGCCCCCGGCTTCGCCAGCCGCTTCTTCCGCAGCGCGGGCATTGACAACTTAAATGATGGTCATCATGATTAA
- a CDS encoding vWA domain-containing protein — MNTARHRIVLLALPLLFACSAQEPLRPLVQEPAAASASGEQADRAAEAAAPAAPPPVAPARVQRHDAMGAAKIAPPAVAPLPLAEPADRERYQAIERHGIQRVAEAPVSTFSIDVDTGSYSNLRRMLNAGQLPPRDALRVEELVNYFPYRYSLPQGDAPFAVDTEIAPTPWNPRSLLLRVGIQAADPAKQALPPANLVFLVDVSGSMNSPDKLPLLQNALKLFVAKLRPQDRVALVTYASGTRVVLEPTAGDRKAAITAAIDGLVPGGATAGAAGIDLAYRMAEQGFVEHGINRILLATDGDFNVGITRFETLKDRVAERRKSGIALSTLGFGGGNYNDQLMEQLADAGDGAYRYIDSLAEAQKVLVDEFTSTLATVASDVKIQLEFNPAQVAEYRQIGFENRKLRREDFANDKVDAGEIGAGHRVTALYEITLAGQPGAIEPLRYGQRVATPERAASGELAFLRLRYKPAHGAASRLLEVPLARSQIRSQGSDDFRFAAAVAAFGQRLGDGGRYLGDFDFAAIGALAAAARGEDRYGHRGEFLNLVRLAGSLASAPQAAARE; from the coding sequence ATGAACACCGCCCGCCACCGCATCGTCCTGCTCGCCCTGCCGCTGCTGTTCGCCTGCAGCGCCCAGGAGCCGCTCCGGCCCCTGGTCCAGGAACCCGCCGCCGCATCCGCATCCGGAGAGCAGGCCGACCGCGCGGCCGAAGCGGCCGCTCCGGCTGCGCCGCCGCCCGTCGCGCCCGCCCGCGTGCAGCGCCACGACGCCATGGGCGCCGCCAAGATCGCGCCGCCGGCGGTGGCTCCGCTGCCGCTGGCCGAACCGGCCGACCGCGAGCGCTACCAGGCGATCGAGCGCCACGGCATCCAGCGCGTCGCCGAAGCGCCGGTATCCACCTTCAGCATCGACGTCGACACCGGCAGCTACAGCAACCTGCGCCGGATGCTCAACGCCGGCCAGTTGCCGCCGCGCGACGCGCTGCGGGTGGAGGAGCTGGTCAATTACTTCCCCTACCGCTACTCGCTGCCGCAAGGCGACGCCCCCTTCGCGGTCGACACCGAAATCGCGCCGACGCCGTGGAACCCGCGCAGCCTGCTGCTGCGCGTCGGCATCCAGGCTGCCGACCCCGCCAAGCAGGCACTGCCGCCGGCCAACCTGGTGTTCCTGGTGGATGTCTCCGGTTCGATGAATTCGCCCGACAAGCTGCCGCTGCTGCAGAACGCGCTCAAGCTCTTCGTCGCCAAGTTGCGCCCGCAGGACCGGGTGGCGCTGGTGACCTATGCCAGCGGCACCCGGGTAGTGCTCGAACCCACCGCCGGCGACCGCAAGGCGGCGATCACCGCCGCCATCGACGGCCTCGTTCCCGGCGGCGCCACCGCCGGCGCGGCCGGCATCGACCTCGCCTACCGCATGGCCGAGCAGGGCTTCGTCGAGCACGGCATCAACCGCATCCTGCTGGCCACCGACGGCGACTTCAACGTCGGCATCACCCGCTTCGAAACCCTCAAGGACCGCGTCGCCGAGCGCCGCAAGTCGGGCATCGCGCTGTCCACGCTCGGCTTCGGCGGCGGCAACTACAACGATCAGTTGATGGAGCAGCTCGCCGACGCCGGCGACGGCGCCTACCGCTACATCGACAGCCTCGCCGAAGCGCAGAAGGTGCTGGTGGATGAATTCACCTCGACGCTGGCCACCGTGGCGAGCGACGTCAAGATCCAGCTCGAATTCAACCCGGCGCAGGTCGCCGAGTACCGCCAGATCGGCTTCGAGAACCGCAAGCTGCGGCGCGAGGACTTCGCCAACGACAAGGTCGATGCCGGCGAGATCGGTGCCGGCCACCGCGTCACCGCGCTCTACGAGATCACCCTGGCCGGCCAGCCCGGCGCGATCGAACCGCTGCGCTACGGCCAGCGCGTGGCGACGCCTGAGCGTGCCGCCAGCGGCGAACTCGCCTTCCTGCGGCTGCGCTACAAGCCGGCCCACGGCGCCGCCAGCCGCCTGCTCGAAGTGCCGCTGGCGCGCAGCCAGATCCGCTCCCAGGGCAGCGATGACTTCCGCTTCGCCGCCGCGGTGGCCGCCTTCGGCCAGCGCCTCGGCGACGGCGGCCGCTACCTCGGCGACTTCGACTTCGCCGCCATCGGCGCCCTCGCCGCCGCCGCCCGCGGCGAGGACCGCTACGGCCACCGCGGCGAATTCCTCAACCTCGTGCGCCTCGCCGGCTCGCTGGCGAGCGCCCCGCAGGCTGCGGCCCGCGAATGA